Below is a window of Naumovozyma castellii chromosome 9, complete genome DNA.
CCTGATAGCAGTCAGAATTTAGATGGTAAAGTTCATCTTCGAGAACGTCAGTTAATGTCCTTCTGAGGAATAAGTCGGTGGAAGCCATATTTagaatttcttcttgatttgAAATAGGTTGTAAAACTTCTTTAGACAATTTAGGTTTGGTTTGCTTTTCTGTAGTCTCTTGGTTCtttattttaatatatcaaatattaaCTTTCTGAACAAAAAGAGATTATAGAGGGTTATcgatttttttttgttagTTAGCCTGATGTATGCAAACTTAATACGCTTTCTTTCCTTAGTACTCCAATCTTTTGTTATCAAGAGCGAGTCCCTTTGTGATTCGTAGCTGTCTTTGGTTCAATAAGAGTAAGATGCcaaagaaaagagaaaattaCAGAAGAGAAAATGGTACCATCTTTATATATACTAACTATCATGTGCTGTTCCTTGGCATTCTTTCCTGTTACGTAATGATTGATCTATCAAAAGTTGGGTTTCCAGTTGGCTTAGTAGGGGGGTCCTTGCTTTTTCAGCGGTTCGGTTGGAATATTCTAGAAAATCGGCAGTCACGTGATCTCTCGCTGACAAATTTTGCCCACGTGACTTCGGCCGAGTACCCCCGCACCTTTCCGTGGAAACAATAGGTGCAAACATTTTTCGTTTCCTCCGCGGAAGACAGCCGTTAAGTTCCGGTCCGAGACCCGAATGTATGACTCGACTTCCATGGCGTTGTTGAATATTACAATATAACAAAGTACGTGTCTACGTAAGTAAGTACGTAGGTATGTATGGTACATGTGCTGTCAATTAAAAAATGTCGGCgcaatctttcaattgtttgTCCCTTCTTAGAGGCCAGTAGTCCCCGGTATATCTCCAATACGGAAGTTTAGTGACGGGATGTACCTCTTTGGTAAACCATCTTGGAtgatattcaatattttcaatttctctcCGCTTACGTACCGCCCTTTGCTTCTCTTCCAATCTATGCTTTTCCTCGGCGGCTTCGTCATATCTCCCATCTTCCATGGCTCTTTGATCCGGTCTTAATCTCGTATCCGTGGGAGCTAACCACGGTAACAGATGTGGTTGAGGCGCATTCATAGTGATAGCAAACTGAGTCAGGTTGAATGGAGCATCTGGTCTAGCACATGCCTTCCACACTAAGAATTTAGATCCATCATAGGTGGGGCCCTTCCCAGAAAAGGAAGTGACCGTCTTAGTCTTCTCCAAAGATAGAACATCTCCAGATTTTGACGTCACTTTCTTAGCAAATATACAATCGTTCCAATGACCACCTAATACCcacattttctttttctgcTTGTTGTACACTTCACCTCTAACTTCGTATGCCCCGGATGATCTCCAACCTCTTGCCttaaaattcaaaatacaATAATCCCCATTCGTATGGTTCAAAATCTTAACTTCACCATGATTATCAACTTGTGGGTTACCAACAAGAATACCAATAACAGTGTTATCAGGTTTCTTAAATGTATACAACTCCTCTTtggaattttccaaatcaggACGCATCTTAATGTACCAAAGCCCTAAATGcttaaattggaaagatctACCATTGAATTTAGAGTCTAGATATGATTCACCCCAGAAATCCCATTTGGGTGATTCCGTCCATGTGGCAGATATTGGAGGATGATGTGACACTTGCTCGGTAAAGAATCTATAATGTTTGTCAGGACGTGAATATTCGTACGTTTCCCCCAATAATGGATTAAATGGTTTTGCCACTCTACCAATCGTGGATGCATATGATGATGCTGTAAACACAGCAATGTACAATAACCTTAGAGTGGAATCTTCGAAAGTAGCAGCCtgatctaataattcagaGTATTCTAAATCTTCAGTAACTCTTTGTAATAATGACGTCGGTTCATTGAATGTCACAGGCAAGGTCATTCTTGTCATATCTTTCCCAACCATCGATTTCAATACACCCCATAAACTAATCTTCGGCctttcatctttatccaGAGCCAAACGTTTCCTTGTACCATCTTCATATCCTAAAAATGAACCTTGTTTAACTATTAATAattcctttttcttttgaatatcGTTAGCTGCAATTAAATGATGCGTTGGTTCTGTCTTTacaatttctttctttgacTTAGTTGAAGTCTTATCCTCAAGTTCTCTATCCATGGTTGGGCTTGTCATTGGTTGaatattcttattttcCTCCACTGGAAGATGCTTCTCCATCTCTGGTTCAAGAGGTTGGATTTCTATCAAATTAGCTTCTGGCTCATTTTGTTTACCTGATTCATTTTCCTGCCCTAGTTTCATCTTAGACTCCgataataattcttcagcatcaaaaaattcatcaacatcaGAATTCTCATCCTCTTCCTTAGTGGCGCTAATAAATTTGgcaatttcttccaaagtaTCAGAAGTATCACTTTCTACATCTTCTATATCAGATGAATTGGCACTTTCTTGGTTTCTTTCATCCTGTGTCTCTTTTGCCTCCAAAACCTTCTTCTGGAAggttttcttcaagattCTTCTCTCTTTACCCAGAGATTGCAAACGTTCACTCTTTTCCATTAATTCCTTCTCTAAATCCTTGACTGAttgaatccaaatattattgatatcACGTTGTTTTGTGAGCATACTGACTAAAGTCTTATCTCTATCTGCAGTCAATTGgttcatttcttcaaaagatcTTGTCACATTAGTTAAGGAAACTTTTACAACATCCAAAATTTGTTGGTCAGGAATCCTATCAGACAGTAATAATTCTGATATAGATTTCAATTCCATCGagattgaattttgaaacatgttcaatttttcagtaTATGGACCATATTCAacttttaaatattcttcatctttatcagCTTTAGTCCCTACTCCACcttcaccttcttcatcagaatTGGTATTATCTTGAATAACATTATCgatttcatcatcttcatcatattgCGACTCAATACTATTACGTGTATCAATCGATGCAACTGAAGTGAGAAGTgtattcttcaaagaagGTATCGTATGATTAGTCAAAGTATCACTTAATTTCACCGGTTGGAAGGACTCTACAGTTGGATTCCTCGAATGTAATGATATGGGTGTTGATGAGGATTCTATTCTGTTTTCAATCATCTTGTTTACGTAGGATTTACCGGATTGTGTTAAGTTGTCACTAAGCTCAACTTCACTCGATGCCACTGACAGAGAATTACTTGGTCTACGTGGCCGTCCAAATGAAGCTACTCTTCCAGACATTGGTACCTGTTGTTGTAGTGGAGAGCTTGGTTTACTACCGAGACTCCTACGGGGGGATAATGGTGCAGGCTTATTGGTGCGTGGTATAGCTAGTGATGGTGGAAcaacattattattctttttcatcatatttttGTCCTTTAAGTATCTTATAGCACTTTGAAGAGCCCAAACCCATTTGTTTGCCTCTACACGATGGTTAGCCTTCAATTGCCATCTAGCTCTAACATTTTTTCCtccaattaattcaaatttcaatttctcaGATGAGTTTAAATGAATGTTACATGTGGATAAATCCAATAAACCACGgcatttcttctttgtagATTCTTGGTCTTTATAATAAGATAATTTCCCATCTGCATCTAGAACAAAATAACGTAATTTATAACCTTGTGCAAAATTTGtgtattttttcaaataacCTCTGTATGTCGGAGGTCCTTCTGGCATAGTGGAGGCACCTTGTTCTTTATTACTCTTCTCTAATAATGTCTTTATTTCATGGTCCACTTCACGGTGTTTGTTAGCATCAAGGGTATCCTTCATTAGTTTCTTTGTTAAGGGtctttctttcaataaatcaataGGTAGTTTCCCATTAAAATTCCGTTTACAACAGTTGCAATCATGTTGTAATAACCATGAACATAGTGCTAAATTTCTTTCCCTAACGGCAGTATGCAATAATGTATCACCTGTTTCTGGATCAAAATAATCCACGTTAAAAACGTCAATATTCCTTGGATTGTGTAGAATTGcttccaatttatcaatcttattttcttggaatgccattttcaattccttgGAGACAGCACTTAAATAATTAGATCTTCTTATTTGCATCATTTGCGcaatattcaaatctttaCACATTTCAACAGGTAAAAGACCAGCATCATTAACTATGCATTCATTAATCTGAGGTTGGTCTAATAGTAATGTTATCACTTCTGAGCGTGATTGTGCTGCCGCCAGATGTAATGCGGTGTTCccattttcatcttgaGCATTTAAATCTAGTTTCAATGGAGGGTTCTTCTCTGGTGAGTTTACATAATCCTTAATGATACGTTCAACAAGGTCATTGGAGGCAACTTGTACGGCGAGATGGAGTAATAATCTAAAAACTTCTTGAGCATTTGCATTATTCTCAGACTCTTGTGTAGCTATGAAACTTTGTAATGTATTGAAATCATTTTGATGTAGGCAAGTCAATAGTTTCAGCTGTAATAAGGGTTTACTTGCGACATCCATTTGTTTTGGTATATCTGTCGGAGGCATAACAGTTATATCAAATTCCTGAAAGAttatttcttgatatttttggCTTGGGATGGAAAAATGTCTATTTTCAAGTCAATAATTCGTTTAAATGCGACTGAATAGGTTAGTTATTCACTCTATGCaatgtttattatttgtttggATTTTCGTATTAATATAGGAGGTCCATTGGCGGTCATGCCTATGACCTTGCTCCCTATTTGTTGTTTCCCTTTTTCGATTTTTTTCACCTTAGGTCCGTTTTCTTGGTTTTCTGCGAAGACGTCAGAATTTCTTCGTTTACATGCGTGCCCAGCGTTTTTCACTTGTATGACTCGAAATTACCTCAATCGATGTGGGACTATAACAGATCGTAGTAACAGTTTGAGAGCgcaagaaatatttgatgataaGTATATCTcgttatatatatatatatatatatataaataataaatactGATCCGGGCTTCGGCGTCAACCGGATACACTGACATCGAAGTAGTCATAACCCGAAAGCAAGAACCTCAAGTCTTCAGATTTAGTTGGGGCCATTTGACTTGGGTTTTCTCTCATGccaattaaataattctcTTCCGGTTGTGGGTTTCTACCATAAACGTGATCCATCTCTAAGAATGATTTTTCTATCAAAGACACAAATCTATGAGTTTGTCTATGTCTGGATGACACCACCACAGAAATGGAGTTATCACGGATAACATAACCAATACCAAACCCATTTGCTGTCACGGGACCAAACCCAAAGTTCTTCAAACATGGGTTACCACAATTGGAAGTACTTAGCACATTGGTGTTTAATAATGACCATGATCTATCATTATATATTGGTGGCAGCGGTAAGGTATCCTTGTACCATTCGTTCCAAACACATTTCATTGCATATAAATGACGATCTTGCCCTAGTCCCATAGAACATTCTCTAGTGATTTTTGAATGTTCCTTACATGATTCTTGTAAGAATTTTTGACGATCTTCATCGGTTGCGTTTCGATCAAAGAGAAACTTGACAAATTTCTTAGATTGTGGTGTTACCGATCTGATGGCTTCAGTTCTACCATTCTGGAAAATCTTGGTCATTGCTGGTTCGTATGTAGTCTCGAACTTACCGTAAAGAGCATAATATGCCACTTGGAAGATTTGTTGAGTGAAAGCATCTGGTgaacatttgaagatggatTTAATATGTGTGGCACcgtatttttcaaaatccaaTGTGACAAATTCATATTGAGAAATTAAATCTGAAATTCTAGTTTCAGCAAAATGTAAGgatgataataaaaatttatcaatcttccattccaattttcttgGGATTGTAATTAAATTAGCGTTGTATTTAACATCTAGAGAGTGGTGATGATTCAGGTCAAAGTTTTTACAATCTTCAGGGGAACAAAGTTTCTTGGATGCAAAGATATCTGGAACATTCTTGGTAATATTACGAGCAAAACTTAAAATGGAGTCAGTGTATATATCAGTGGCTAGTCTTAATACAGTGTGACCATCCACACCAGTATGTTCAAAATTAAAGCCAGCCTTGGCATTCTTTGTGATGATCAATTGTAGCTTATCATACCATCGATTCAAACAGGTACCGCTTTGAATATTCAACGGAACaattgatttcttcaaatctaGTTGCACTTTGGAAGTACCACAAAGCATAGATTTAGctaattcttcctcttcatcgtcattaAATGCAACATCATCTAGACAAATGACAAATAGGGCACTATCAATCAATTTTAAGTTTTTCCAATTAGTAGCGTCTGAAGCATGAAAGATATAATCTCTAATATTTGACCAAACTCTTCTACTCTCTGTGGTAAATACACCGAAGGGGACTTCATCGATAGAATCGTGGTGtcttttttgtttctccACATCCATAATGATAGAATATAAGTTCCattctaattcttcaggGGTTTCAAAAATAGGTTCATTATTGACGTCTAGGACATCAAACCAATAGAATTGAGACTTGTATAGAATTATCACATGATGTGAAGTTTCGTCGGTTTGTAAATGGCatgattcttcattagGCCCCGGTGGAATTCTACTGGAACCGAATAGTTTCTCGTACTGATCCATTGATAAAGTGGCTCCACCACGAACCTTATCTGGTTTTAAGGTCTTGTGACGAATTTGtttgataaatttcaaaatggaGATGACTAATTTGGAAGTACGTTTAATTTGTAATGTATGTTCACCATATGGACCAGATCCAATATCAGCTTCTGTTCCTATTGTTGGGTCATCTTgtaattggaaaaatggGTTCACATTTAAAACCACGGAAGCAtcatattccaaatatgaatCATACCAAAATTGCTCGATGAATGACGATTCAGGTTTCAATTTCGccaaattttcatcatattctaGCAGTCTTTGATGCAGAGTTGTCAAAAGATCGATATTTTCAGGGGAATTCACAATCTTCCTCGTCCTTTTGTTCTGTCTCTCATCTTGTAACGGTTCAATTCTAGCTAAAAATCTGTCCAGTGTATCCTGTAAGGGAGGGATAGGTAGTCTTTTGTTCAGAGTGCGATGTTCAGTCATAGTTCCAAGTTCTTACGTAAGTATGTGCAGCgtcaatttctttaagtTACCAGGAAGTCACTTTACGAGTAACACACCTCGATTAGTATCTATCTTATATATCtgtatttaaataaaaagtgTATGTTCAGATTCACATTGAGGTTCATGTTCATGTTCAAGTTCCGGATCAGTGGTAGACAATAAGTCATTAAGTCATTCACAGGTACACGCTTCACGGTATACCGGAAAATCTCCGGCACCGGCCTGGGTTACGTAAGCGTCTCAAActatttcattatattgtatttatatttatatttgtatttgtaTAGTCTAAAGCACAGCTTATGCCTAATCTGACCACTTTTGTCCAGTGAGAATCTCGTATGCCTCAATGTACTTGGCTCTGGTTTTCTGCACAATGTCTTCAGGAACGGAAACACCATCTACACCATTCAACTTATTGGCAGTCAACCAATCTCTCAAGAATTGTTTATCATAAGAATCCTGTGATACTCCAACTTGGTAATTCTTGGCAGACCAGAATCTGGAAGAATCTGGAGTTAAAACTTCGTCTACTAATATAATCTCGTTCGTTGCTTCGTCAATACCAAATTCAAACTTCGTGTCGGCAATAATAATGCCTCTTTCCTTAGCATATTCTTTACATTTAGAATACAATCTAATGGCTAGTTCCTCTACCCTATCCACTAGATCTTTATCACCACCTAGTATTTCTTGTGCTTGTTCCTTTGAGATATTTTCGTCATGTGCACCTTGTTCAGCTTTCGTCGACGGGGTAAAGATAGCCTTTGGAAATTCCTGAGATTCCTTTAACCCAGAAGCTTGTTTAACGGAATGGACAGTGCCAAACTTGACATATTCCTTCCATGCAGATCCAGTAATATAACCTCTCACAATGACCTCTAATGgaatcaatttgaatttcttaatgaGAAGACATCTGTCTTCTAATTGTTCTCTATATTTAACGTTATCGTGCAATTCCTTAGGTAAGTAATCGAAAACGGTCTTACCTGCGGGAATTGGCACTAAATGATTCCTCACATCGGAAGATagaaattgaaaccaaaattCAGAAAGTTTCGTAAGAAGAATACCTTTGTCTGGGATAGCATTGTTCATGATGACATCGTATGCAGATATACGATCTGTAGCAACGAATAACAATGTAGAGGGATCGACTTCGTAGATGTCTCTAACCTTTCCTCGAGCAATTAATGGTAGAATACCGTCTAGATTTGTTTGGGTGATGGATTGGGtcattgttttcaattgGGTTACTGTGAGGTGGTCGAATAGGATCGGTGAGATTCCAATAGTTTATGCTTTGCAAAGATATCTAAGTACTTATATATGACTTTGttataaaattgaaatattgcCCAGACtctttttttctcttcCAGAGTCACAATTAGTCCGAGTCAGTTTCATGCCTTACGTAATCGTAATAAAGttgccattgaaaaaaagatatattcATCTACGAGATCGTTTGAAGACCCATTCAAGGACGAATAACTGTATTCCACACATGGCAACAATCAATAGAATCCCATAGATTGAAAACATTGTGATTCTCTTCTCTGTGGACTTGACAGTatgatgatttctttgGTTTCTATTCTTATAATATTGCATATTACTTTCCAATGAATATAATCgtctttcaatattatctaGAGAGTCTTCAATGGATTGCTGTAATGCATCCCCTCCATTGGTATCTTTAATGTTTCTTCTCGTCTTCCTCTTTTCACGTCTTTCGTTTCTGGCATTCTTTATGGATGAGCCACTATTACATTtataattaatttcaaaatcaacaattttCTCATTCTTATTACCAGAATCGAAACATATCTTATATTCCCCTCTATGTTCACCAACAAATGCCCACTCGCCCTGTCTTTCATGAGTCTTACTAATAATTGGCTTATATTGATCATCAGGAGCAAATATCTCATAATTAATATAGAAGTCATTATTAGAGCCGTGTTGTACTGcaaaataatatgaaaTGGTACAGTCAAGATCCGTTGTAAGGATATAATAACATTCGCGTTGATCATTCCCATTCctattcaattcaatagTTAAGGGTGACCCACATGTCAGTCTGAAAAGATTGCTGAGTAAAGCAAACCATAATATGTACAACAAACTGGGGCTCATGTGTTCAATTGGTGATGTCCTTGACTTGACGTTTTcttgttttcaaaaatgtcTTCCATTGTGTGTGATTTGTTTTTTGTTATTCAGATGAATTTGACGCGTTTTGTTTAGCTTGACGTGTTTTAGCCTTCGAtgttttcaataaagttAAGTGTGATTCGAGTAATAAGTAACAGATTCAACGCCCCTTTCAAACAGTCAAAGCAGATTAACCCTCGTTCCTAACATGACAACATCCCTTTCTAATGAACGTAAACCTCTGGAACCGCACAGGACGCCATCCATGAGTATGCCACAGGACCTACCACTTGAGATCCAAGAGGAAATATCACATTTATATCAGGATGTCCCAgctttaaagaataattataatattataGATAAAATTGGAGAGGGTACATTTTCCTCCGTGTACAAAGCTCAGGATCTGAAAGGTAAGGTTACCTCAAAGTATGCATCACATTTCTGGAAATCACCTAAATATGTagcattgaaaaaaatttacgTCACCTCATCACCTCAAAGAATTTAcaatgaattaaatttacTATATATACTCACGGGCTCGAGTAAAGTGGCTCCCCTGTGTGATGCTATGAGGATGAGAGATCAAGTTATTGCTATATTACCATATTATCCGCATGATGAGTTTAGAACGTTTTATAGAGATTTGCCGATTAAAGGTATAAAGATGTACATTTGGGAATTACTTCAAGCATTAAATTTTGTACATTCTAAGGGGATCATCCATAGAGATGTGAAGCcaacaaattttttatttaatcCTGAATTAGGGAGAGGTGTCCTGGTAGATTTTGGGTTAGCGGAAATACAAtcagatttttcaaagaatgatTACTCGAAGgtgtttcaaaatcaatataCCGgtaaagatgaaattgcCGCCGAATTCAATGCTATAAAGGAATTAAGGAATAATGAACAATTTTGTCCCTGTGTTTTAAGAAGCAATAACTCAGTAACGTCATCATCCTCTTCGTCTGGACGTAGTGGTTCCTCCAGTCAGCATAATCCTTACGGGCCCATGATAACTATTCAAAACGGTAAATTAGTCCATGTAAACAATATGAATGGAATGGACCTATCTAAGGGATACCCGAAAAACGAAGCACGTAGAGTGAAGAGGGCTAATAGGGCAGGTACTCGTGGATTTAGAGCACCGGAGGTATTAATGAAGTGTGGTTCACAGACAACAAAGATTGATATATGGTCTGTCGGTGTTATACTCTTAAGTTTTCTTGCTAGAAGATTTCCAATGTTCCAAAGTTTGGATGATACtgattcattattggaattatgTGCTATATTTGGTTGGAGGACCATTAAACAATGTGCTGCTATTCATGGATTAGGATTTGATGTTAGCGGTTTAACAATGATGACAGAAAATGGATATAAAGATGgattgaaagaatttgttTATGAATTGCTTAATAAAGAATGTTCAGTAGGTACTTTCCCTGAATATAGTGTTGcttttgaaacttttggTTACTTAACTCAAGACTTTGCAGAAAGTCGAACTGCCATTGAACCACGTTTACCTGGCGGTAGTAGGAATGATCTCACAACTTTggaggaaaatgaattgaaaaaatatcatgaagaaatttggaCTGATCATTATTGGTGTTTCCAGGTTTTGGAGCAATGCTTTGAAATGGATCCATTGAAGAGATCATCCGCTGAGGAGTTGCTCCATAGTCAATTTTTCagtgaattgaatgataatGGTGATGAAACAGATCTTGAAGAtaca
It encodes the following:
- the CDC7 gene encoding serine/threonine protein kinase CDC7 (ancestral locus Anc_3.183), with translation MTTSLSNERKPLEPHRTPSMSMPQDLPLEIQEEISHLYQDVPALKNNYNIIDKIGEGTFSSVYKAQDLKGKVTSKYASHFWKSPKYVALKKIYVTSSPQRIYNELNLLYILTGSSKVAPLCDAMRMRDQVIAILPYYPHDEFRTFYRDLPIKGIKMYIWELLQALNFVHSKGIIHRDVKPTNFLFNPELGRGVLVDFGLAEIQSDFSKNDYSKVFQNQYTGKDEIAAEFNAIKELRNNEQFCPCVLRSNNSVTSSSSSSGRSGSSSQHNPYGPMITIQNGKLVHVNNMNGMDLSKGYPKNEARRVKRANRAGTRGFRAPEVLMKCGSQTTKIDIWSVGVILLSFLARRFPMFQSLDDTDSLLELCAIFGWRTIKQCAAIHGLGFDVSGLTMMTENGYKDGLKEFVYELLNKECSVGTFPEYSVAFETFGYLTQDFAESRTAIEPRLPGGSRNDLTTLEENELKKYHEEIWTDHYWCFQVLEQCFEMDPLKRSSAEELLHSQFFSELNDNGDETDLEDTDDDFTNGASQDDVISSSQGDAVDDDVLLISDK
- the ERP3 gene encoding Erp3p (ancestral locus Anc_3.182); the encoded protein is MSPSLLYILWFALLSNLFRLTCGSPLTIELNRNGNDQRECYYILTTDLDCTISYYFAVQHGSNNDFYINYEIFAPDDQYKPIISKTHERQGEWAFVGEHRGEYKICFDSGNKNEKIVDFEINYKCNSGSSIKNARNERREKRKTRRNIKDTNGGDALQQSIEDSLDNIERRLYSLESNMQYYKNRNQRNHHTVKSTEKRITMFSIYGILLIVAMCGIQLFVLEWVFKRSRR
- the YAT1 gene encoding carnitine O-acetyltransferase YAT1 (ancestral locus Anc_3.176), translated to MTEHRTLNKRLPIPPLQDTLDRFLARIEPLQDERQNKRTRKIVNSPENIDLLTTLHQRLLEYDENLAKLKPESSFIEQFWYDSYLEYDASVVLNVNPFFQLQDDPTIGTEADIGSGPYGEHTLQIKRTSKLVISILKFIKQIRHKTLKPDKVRGGATLSMDQYEKLFGSSRIPPGPNEESCHLQTDETSHHVIILYKSQFYWFDVLDVNNEPIFETPEELEWNLYSIIMDVEKQKRHHDSIDEVPFGVFTTESRRVWSNIRDYIFHASDATNWKNLKLIDSALFVICLDDVAFNDDEEEELAKSMLCGTSKVQLDLKKSIVPLNIQSGTCLNRWYDKLQLIITKNAKAGFNFEHTGVDGHTVLRLATDIYTDSILSFARNITKNVPDIFASKKLCSPEDCKNFDLNHHHSLDVKYNANLITIPRKLEWKIDKFLLSSLHFAETRISDLISQYEFVTLDFEKYGATHIKSIFKCSPDAFTQQIFQVAYYALYGKFETTYEPAMTKIFQNGRTEAIRSVTPQSKKFVKFLFDRNATDEDRQKFLQESCKEHSKITRECSMGLGQDRHLYAMKCVWNEWYKDTLPLPPIYNDRSWSLLNTNVLSTSNCGNPCLKNFGFGPVTANGFGIGYVIRDNSISVVVSSRHRQTHRFVSLIEKSFLEMDHVYGRNPQPEENYLIGMRENPSQMAPTKSEDLRFLLSGYDYFDVSVSG
- the OSH2 gene encoding oxysterol-binding protein related protein OSH2 (ancestral locus Anc_3.175), whose product is MPPTDIPKQMDVASKPLLQLKLLTCLHQNDFNTLQSFIATQESENNANAQEVFRLLLHLAVQVASNDLVERIIKDYVNSPEKNPPLKLDLNAQDENGNTALHLAAAQSRSEVITLLLDQPQINECIVNDAGLLPVEMCKDLNIAQMMQIRRSNYLSAVSKELKMAFQENKIDKLEAILHNPRNIDVFNVDYFDPETGDTLLHTAVRERNLALCSWLLQHDCNCCKRNFNGKLPIDLLKERPLTKKLMKDTLDANKHREVDHEIKTLLEKSNKEQGASTMPEGPPTYRGYLKKYTNFAQGYKLRYFVLDADGKLSYYKDQESTKKKCRGLLDLSTCNIHLNSSEKLKFELIGGKNVRARWQLKANHRVEANKWVWALQSAIRYLKDKNMMKKNNNVVPPSLAIPRTNKPAPLSPRRSLGSKPSSPLQQQVPMSGRVASFGRPRRPSNSLSVASSEVELSDNLTQSGKSYVNKMIENRIESSSTPISLHSRNPTVESFQPVKLSDTLTNHTIPSLKNTLLTSVASIDTRNSIESQYDEDDEIDNVIQDNTNSDEEGEGGVGTKADKDEEYLKVEYGPYTEKLNMFQNSISMELKSISELLLSDRIPDQQILDVVKVSLTNVTRSFEEMNQLTADRDKTLVSMLTKQRDINNIWIQSVKDLEKELMEKSERLQSLGKERRILKKTFQKKVLEAKETQDERNQESANSSDIEDVESDTSDTLEEIAKFISATKEEDENSDVDEFFDAEELLSESKMKLGQENESGKQNEPEANLIEIQPLEPEMEKHLPVEENKNIQPMTSPTMDRELEDKTSTKSKKEIVKTEPTHHLIAANDIQKKKELLIVKQGSFLGYEDGTRKRLALDKDERPKISLWGVLKSMVGKDMTRMTLPVTFNEPTSLLQRVTEDLEYSELLDQAATFEDSTLRLLYIAVFTASSYASTIGRVAKPFNPLLGETYEYSRPDKHYRFFTEQVSHHPPISATWTESPKWDFWGESYLDSKFNGRSFQFKHLGLWYIKMRPDLENSKEELYTFKKPDNTVIGILVGNPQVDNHGEVKILNHTNGDYCILNFKARGWRSSGAYEVRGEVYNKQKKKMWVLGGHWNDCIFAKKVTSKSGDVLSLEKTKTVTSFSGKGPTYDGSKFLVWKACARPDAPFNLTQFAITMNAPQPHLLPWLAPTDTRLRPDQRAMEDGRYDEAAEEKHRLEEKQRAVRKRREIENIEYHPRWFTKEVHPVTKLPYWRYTGDYWPLRRDKQLKDCADIF
- the ADE1 gene encoding phosphoribosylaminoimidazolesuccinocarboxamide synthase (ancestral locus Anc_3.179), with product MTQSITQTNLDGILPLIARGKVRDIYEVDPSTLLFVATDRISAYDVIMNNAIPDKGILLTKLSEFWFQFLSSDVRNHLVPIPAGKTVFDYLPKELHDNVKYREQLEDRCLLIKKFKLIPLEVIVRGYITGSAWKEYVKFGTVHSVKQASGLKESQEFPKAIFTPSTKAEQGAHDENISKEQAQEILGGDKDLVDRVEELAIRLYSKCKEYAKERGIIIADTKFEFGIDEATNEIILVDEVLTPDSSRFWSAKNYQVGVSQDSYDKQFLRDWLTANKLNGVDGVSVPEDIVQKTRAKYIEAYEILTGQKWSD